The window TAGCTATATTGAATAACTGAGGGTTTCTCTCTGTAAGAGCGAGATCTGAGATATTTTTGATTAAGAAGAGGATCAACCTCCCCATGACGAGGATGAAGAGTGCCGCCCCACAGCCGAAGCCTCTTCTGAGGGAGGGTGACAGGCGTTGAAGAAAGGTGCGATAGCTGAGAATAGGCTGGTAAAGTGGATGAGCTGCCCGGATAGCCTGTAGCAAGCGCTGCTGCGTCGCTTTCTCTTCAGGGTCCAGGCGGATTGCCTCCTTGAGAAGGTGCAGCGCCTGCTGAGGCTGGGCCTGATAGTTGAGCAGGAAATCGCCGTAGTCACTGAGAATCGCGGCATTCTGTGGGTCGAGCGCCAGGGCGCGAAGGTAGGCTTGCTGTGCCAGGGCCAGATTACCATCGATGCTGGCCTGGTATGCGAGCAGGGCCTGCAGACGGGCCTCTTCGGGATCAAGCTCCACAGCTTTGTAGACGTAAGGGCGAGCCTTGTCTGCCTCGGGCCGCGGCTTGAGAGAGAGATAGCTTGCTCCCAGAAAGTAGTAGGGCCAGGGATTAAGCGGTTGAAGCTCTCTTGCCTTCTCCAACTCGGCCTGAGCGAGCTGTGATTGCGATTTCGCCAGCAGGATGATCCCATAGAGTAGATGGTGTGTGCTGGACTGAGGGTCAAGCCGTAGGGCTTCTCGTATGGCGTCCTCGGCCTGGGCGTAGTCCTTGTTCCGCATGGACGCCACAGCCAGCAGCGCCAGGGCATGGGGGTTCTCCGGCTGAGCGCTCAGGACCTTGCTCATCAGCTCCAGCGCCAGCTGTGGCCGCTTGAGGTTCAAAGCGACAATGGCTTTCCTATAGTTCCCTATGATCGCCGCATCGTCCGGAGTCTTCCTCGTCTCTTCGCTCATGGTCATTTACCACTTGGCCTTTTGCATGAAACGGAGCACGTCGTCGTAGAGGCCTCCCTCGTTGCTGTAGGTGGCGTAATTTTTGGCGGTGGCAAACCATTCGAGCGTTGAGGGACGAACCTGTTTGAGCGCGGCTAGCAGATCGCTGGTGCGCAGGGGGCGTGGCTGGCCCGTTTTGAGCGCTTCGCTCAGCACGGCATCTGTGGCTCGCTCACAGACAGCGCGAATATCGGCGCCAGAGAATTTCTCCATCTGCCTGGCGAGCTGTGGGTAATCGATGGCCTCGGTAGGCTTCTCCTCCAGGAGGAGGCGCAGAATCGCGCAGCGCGCCTCCAGGTCCGGGGGAGGCACAAAGAGAATGCGGTCGAAGCGCCCAGGCCGGCGCAAGGAGCTGTCGACAAACCAAGGGCTATTCGTCGCTCCCAGCACGAGGATCTCACTATTATTCGTGGAGATGCTGTCTAGCTCTAGCAGCAGCTGATTGGTAAGGATGCGGAGACCGTGGAAGCGCATTTGTTGTCGGCTCCCTCCGAGGGCATCCAGCTCGTCGATGAAGACGATTGCCGGGCGATTACGCCGTGCCAGCTCGAAGATTCCATGAAGGTTCTTCTCGCTGTTCCCGATGTACATATCGAGAATATCGTGAATGGCAATGTTGATGAAGCTACACTGGCTCTCTCCTGCGGTAGCTCTCGCGAGAAAGGTTTTTCCACATCCAGGAGGCCCGTAGAGCAGAATGCCGCCACCAATGCGCTTTCCAAAGCGTTGGAAGAGATCAGGTTGCTGGAGTGGATAGAGGATCTGCATGCGAATCTGCTCTTTGATGTCCTCCAGGCCCCCGACGTCCTTGAAGCTTATGGTGGGCTTCTCGACGATCTCCTGGTCGGTCTCCACTTCCTCTACGTCAGCAAAGCGCAGCAGGCGCAGCTTTCCTCGGATCACTATGCCTTGTCGGGCCAGCTCCTCTTCGTAGCTGCTCTCGCGCAAGCTCTCGTCGGCCTTCAGGGCCTGATCGTAGTAGTGGCCTGCGCGTTCATACTCCTGGCGCGCGAAGGCATTTTTGGAAAGAAGCAGGTAAAGCTCGGGAGTGGCCTGCTGCTCCAGGGCGGTCTGTAAAAGCTGCTCCGCGCGCTCGAAGTCGCCGCGCTGATAGTAGGCGCGCCCAAGGTTGACGCGGCTCGCGTGATCGTTACTGCGCTCCAGTACCGCCTGGAACTGCTCAATCGCTTCCTCAATCCGACCCAGCCGCAGCTGTAGCTCAGCCAGATGCCTCCGCAACGGAACGTTCTCAGGGCTGACTGCCAGCGCTTCTTGGAGAATCTCAAGGGTCTGCTCGTCTTCCTGGTTAGTCATCGCTTTGCTCTGCCTCACTGAGATCTTGGTTTGAAGAGGGTCAAGGTCGGCCAGCCTCCCGGCCTCTTCTCTTGTCTATTTCTTTTCCTTCTCTCGACGGTGGCTTACGCCGGGACTGGAGAGAGAGAGAGGTGACTCTCTCCTCTGTGGCTCGCTTCTCGTTTCTGCTCTGCGGTCTGGTCGGTAGCCTGGCAGGAGTCGGAGACCTCTTCTTGCTCACTATCACCTGGGGATTCTGCCTCTGCCGGTCTTATCAAGAATAACTTTAGCAGCTCTTGTGAGACGGTGCAAGGGTGGGGGGTCT is drawn from Thermogemmatispora onikobensis and contains these coding sequences:
- a CDS encoding tetratricopeptide repeat protein, with product MSEETRKTPDDAAIIGNYRKAIVALNLKRPQLALELMSKVLSAQPENPHALALLAVASMRNKDYAQAEDAIREALRLDPQSSTHHLLYGIILLAKSQSQLAQAELEKARELQPLNPWPYYFLGASYLSLKPRPEADKARPYVYKAVELDPEEARLQALLAYQASIDGNLALAQQAYLRALALDPQNAAILSDYGDFLLNYQAQPQQALHLLKEAIRLDPEEKATQQRLLQAIRAAHPLYQPILSYRTFLQRLSPSLRRGFGCGAALFILVMGRLILFLIKNISDLALTERNPQLFNIAIALMCLGLLIISPFGLFMIYRAVMAPLLLFLIKRGWIK
- a CDS encoding ATP-binding protein is translated as MTNQEDEQTLEILQEALAVSPENVPLRRHLAELQLRLGRIEEAIEQFQAVLERSNDHASRVNLGRAYYQRGDFERAEQLLQTALEQQATPELYLLLSKNAFARQEYERAGHYYDQALKADESLRESSYEEELARQGIVIRGKLRLLRFADVEEVETDQEIVEKPTISFKDVGGLEDIKEQIRMQILYPLQQPDLFQRFGKRIGGGILLYGPPGCGKTFLARATAGESQCSFINIAIHDILDMYIGNSEKNLHGIFELARRNRPAIVFIDELDALGGSRQQMRFHGLRILTNQLLLELDSISTNNSEILVLGATNSPWFVDSSLRRPGRFDRILFVPPPDLEARCAILRLLLEEKPTEAIDYPQLARQMEKFSGADIRAVCERATDAVLSEALKTGQPRPLRTSDLLAALKQVRPSTLEWFATAKNYATYSNEGGLYDDVLRFMQKAKW